From the Maioricimonas rarisocia genome, one window contains:
- a CDS encoding DUF3311 domain-containing protein gives MRYVVWGMIVLLIIVHQDIWFWDDPTLVFGFMPIGLLYHATISVLAAFTWYLATIFAWPQGLEEETMAAVAEEPATSGEGSE, from the coding sequence ATGAGATACGTCGTGTGGGGCATGATCGTCCTGCTGATTATCGTGCACCAGGACATCTGGTTCTGGGATGACCCCACCCTGGTCTTCGGTTTCATGCCCATCGGCCTGCTGTACCACGCCACGATCTCCGTGCTCGCGGCGTTCACGTGGTACCTGGCAACGATCTTCGCCTGGCCCCAGGGACTGGAAGAAGAAACGATGGCGGCCGTGGCTGAAGAGCCGGCGACGAGCGGGGAGGGTTCCGAATGA
- a CDS encoding sodium:solute symporter family protein encodes MISLVIISIYLMLLLGLGAFASRLFRGTSQDYMLASHSIGPFLLLMSLFGTTMTAFALVGSSGEAYAEGIGVYGMLASSSGIIHSLCFFLVGIKLWSFGKRYGYTTQIQYFRDRLESDKIGILLFPILVGLVVPYLLIGVMASGTVISNITEGAFTNIFAQYDYGVPPWIGSLVICIVVLIYVFFGGMRGTAWANAFQTMVFMVLGVVTFSIISSELGGLQTASEKVKEKHPSKLMRTVDQGELETYEQQFQIWERLAWYNWAVDTGRLELTAEQKEAAHANMRPGPPWQRPFNQRRAEADYAFEQGLLDSLTPEEKKLAELQQDDRIVPDPVPDDLASRPLESFPKEAWEAEALTFFQDQIGHPKAEGKMTRKQAQGRYRAMRWAPEEPHGINPWAFLTYLFIPLSVGMFPHLFQHWLTARSASSFKLSVVAHPLFIAIVWVPCVLIGVWATSATLPDNPKVALIPPHFNPNGVLAYMVNQLTSEVLTGFLTAGILAAIMSSLDSQFLCIGTMFTEDVVLHYGGKKRFSDRQVVIIARVFIVLIVAIVYGLSQIEMRRVFTLGVWCFSGFASLFPLVFASIYWRRLTKAGAYACVIAAFGTWCLLFQASNFGGNPNYLFLGVMPVTAMISASTAAMILVSLATRPPSDATLAKYFEPVKSTT; translated from the coding sequence ATGATCAGCCTGGTTATCATCTCCATCTATCTCATGCTGCTGCTCGGACTGGGCGCTTTCGCCAGCCGGCTGTTTCGCGGCACGAGTCAGGACTACATGCTGGCCAGTCACTCGATTGGTCCGTTTCTGCTGCTGATGTCGCTGTTCGGCACCACGATGACCGCCTTCGCCCTGGTCGGTTCCAGCGGCGAAGCCTACGCCGAAGGGATCGGCGTGTACGGCATGCTCGCCTCCTCGAGCGGCATCATTCACTCGCTCTGCTTCTTTCTCGTCGGAATCAAGCTGTGGAGCTTCGGCAAGCGGTACGGCTACACGACGCAGATCCAGTACTTCCGGGACCGGCTCGAAAGTGACAAGATCGGCATCCTGCTGTTTCCGATCCTCGTTGGACTGGTCGTCCCGTACCTGCTGATCGGCGTGATGGCCTCCGGGACCGTCATCTCCAACATCACCGAAGGGGCGTTCACGAACATCTTCGCCCAGTACGACTACGGCGTCCCCCCGTGGATCGGGTCGCTCGTCATCTGCATTGTCGTGCTGATCTACGTCTTCTTCGGCGGCATGCGGGGAACGGCCTGGGCCAACGCCTTCCAGACGATGGTGTTCATGGTGCTGGGTGTGGTGACCTTCTCGATCATCTCCAGCGAACTGGGCGGCCTGCAGACCGCCAGCGAGAAAGTGAAGGAGAAACATCCTTCCAAGCTGATGCGGACCGTCGATCAGGGCGAGCTGGAAACGTACGAACAGCAGTTCCAGATCTGGGAGCGACTCGCCTGGTACAACTGGGCGGTCGACACCGGACGGCTGGAACTGACGGCCGAACAGAAGGAAGCGGCCCACGCCAACATGCGGCCCGGTCCACCCTGGCAGCGTCCCTTCAACCAGCGTCGCGCCGAGGCAGACTACGCATTCGAGCAGGGGCTGCTCGATTCGCTGACGCCCGAAGAGAAGAAGCTCGCCGAGCTGCAGCAGGACGACCGGATCGTGCCGGACCCGGTGCCGGACGATCTGGCGTCGCGGCCGCTCGAGTCCTTCCCCAAGGAAGCCTGGGAGGCAGAAGCCCTCACCTTCTTCCAGGACCAGATCGGGCACCCGAAGGCTGAAGGAAAGATGACCCGCAAGCAGGCGCAGGGCCGCTATCGGGCGATGCGGTGGGCTCCCGAAGAGCCGCACGGCATCAATCCGTGGGCGTTCCTGACGTACCTGTTCATTCCGCTCTCCGTGGGCATGTTCCCGCACCTGTTCCAGCACTGGCTGACCGCCCGCAGTGCGTCGAGCTTCAAACTGTCCGTGGTCGCCCACCCGTTGTTCATCGCGATCGTGTGGGTCCCGTGCGTGCTGATCGGAGTCTGGGCCACTTCGGCGACCCTTCCGGACAACCCCAAAGTCGCACTGATTCCGCCGCACTTCAATCCCAACGGCGTGCTGGCCTACATGGTGAATCAGCTGACCAGCGAAGTCCTGACCGGCTTCCTGACAGCAGGAATTCTCGCGGCTATCATGTCGTCGCTGGACAGCCAGTTCCTGTGCATCGGCACGATGTTCACCGAAGACGTGGTGCTGCACTACGGCGGCAAGAAGCGGTTCAGTGACCGGCAGGTGGTCATTATCGCCCGTGTCTTCATCGTGCTCATCGTGGCCATCGTCTACGGACTGAGCCAGATCGAGATGCGGCGGGTCTTCACGCTGGGCGTGTGGTGTTTCAGCGGATTCGCAAGCCTGTTCCCACTGGTGTTCGCGTCGATCTACTGGCGTCGTCTGACGAAGGCCGGAGCGTACGCCTGTGTGATTGCCGCGTTCGGAACCTGGTGCCTGCTGTTCCAGGCGTCGAACTTCGGCGGGAACCCGAACTACCTGTTCCTGGGTGTCATGCCGGTGACCGCCATGATTTCGGCCTCGACCGCCGCGATGATCCTGGTTTCACTGGCGACGCGTCCGCCGTCCGATGCAACCCTCGCCAAGTACTTTGAGCCCGTGAAATCCACGACGTGA
- the rhaB gene encoding rhamnulokinase produces the protein MSERCFLAIDLGAESGRVIAGLFDGQRVRLDELHRFRNGPVDVAGTRRWDVLRLWTDIQDGLAKAAEKYGDSIVSVGVDTWGVDYVLLSKHEELLGQPYNYRDPRTTGMIEYATSKVPRSEIFAATGLQFIPINSLYQLLGMQQKDPELLASADRLLMMPDFFHWLLCGSRVIEFTNATTSQCLNPVTRDWAVDMLRKLEIPTHIFPEVVSPGTKLGPLREEVARATGLPRLDVVTPATHDTACAVAAVPTSHTGRANWAYISSGTWSLIGVEVQEAILGEEALAQNVTNEGGIDGTYRLLKNVMGLWLVQECRRSFERAGRSYDYEELTRIASEAEPFKALIDPNDESFLSPADMVEAIQNWCRSHGEPVPESDGALVRCALESLALKYRQVLEGIERLTGEKVEVIHVVGGGSKNALLNQLTADACGVPVIAGPTEATALGNVLVQARAAGEIGTLADIRSVVQKSSELETFEPAEKAAWNDAWERFTALTR, from the coding sequence ATGTCCGAACGATGCTTCCTCGCCATCGACCTGGGTGCCGAGAGTGGCCGCGTCATCGCAGGACTCTTTGACGGCCAGCGTGTACGGCTCGACGAACTGCATCGCTTCCGCAACGGCCCGGTGGACGTCGCCGGCACGCGCCGCTGGGACGTGCTGCGGCTGTGGACCGACATTCAGGACGGGCTGGCCAAGGCGGCCGAAAAGTACGGCGATTCGATCGTCTCGGTCGGCGTCGATACCTGGGGCGTCGATTACGTGCTGCTCTCGAAGCACGAAGAGCTGCTCGGCCAGCCGTACAACTATCGCGATCCCCGCACGACCGGGATGATCGAGTACGCGACCAGCAAGGTCCCCCGCAGCGAGATCTTCGCCGCCACCGGACTGCAGTTCATCCCGATCAACTCGCTGTACCAGTTGCTGGGAATGCAGCAGAAAGATCCGGAACTGCTGGCATCGGCAGACCGGCTGCTGATGATGCCGGACTTCTTCCATTGGCTGCTGTGCGGTTCGCGGGTGATCGAGTTCACCAATGCCACGACGTCGCAGTGTCTGAACCCGGTCACGCGAGACTGGGCGGTCGACATGCTGCGGAAGCTCGAGATCCCCACGCACATCTTCCCCGAGGTCGTCTCACCTGGCACAAAGCTTGGACCGCTGCGGGAAGAAGTGGCCCGGGCCACGGGGCTGCCCCGGCTCGATGTCGTCACACCGGCGACGCACGACACCGCCTGCGCTGTCGCCGCCGTCCCCACCAGCCACACTGGCCGGGCCAACTGGGCGTACATCAGCTCGGGCACCTGGTCGCTGATCGGCGTGGAGGTCCAGGAGGCGATCCTCGGTGAAGAAGCTCTGGCGCAGAACGTCACGAACGAAGGGGGCATCGACGGCACGTACCGCCTGCTCAAGAACGTGATGGGGCTGTGGCTGGTGCAGGAATGCCGGCGGTCCTTCGAGCGGGCCGGCAGGTCGTACGACTACGAGGAACTGACGCGGATCGCCTCCGAGGCGGAGCCGTTCAAGGCATTGATCGATCCCAATGACGAGTCGTTTCTCAGCCCGGCCGATATGGTCGAGGCGATCCAGAACTGGTGCAGGTCTCACGGTGAGCCGGTCCCCGAATCGGATGGGGCTCTCGTCCGATGTGCCCTCGAGAGCCTGGCTCTCAAGTACCGGCAGGTTCTTGAAGGGATCGAGCGGCTGACGGGCGAGAAGGTCGAAGTGATCCATGTGGTCGGCGGAGGCTCGAAAAACGCCTTGCTCAACCAGCTGACGGCCGATGCCTGCGGGGTCCCCGTAATCGCCGGCCCCACCGAGGCGACCGCACTGGGGAACGTGCTGGTGCAGGCCCGGGCGGCGGGGGAGATCGGCACTCTGGCCGACATCCGCAGCGTCGTGCAGAAGTCGTCGGAGCTGGAAACGTTCGAACCGGCCGAAAAAGCGGCATGGAACGACGCCTGGGAGCGGTTTACTGCGTTGACGCGGTGA
- a CDS encoding tetratricopeptide repeat protein, translated as MPGTRPQSAGRNAKLRIEVLLGLAVAVLCGTSARAADLDTARELAAVGEYEKCLAETSAAIEDGVYGESWHLIKAEQQLMLGRYDDAVETLEVALQRYSWSVRLRWKLRHAYRFTGESDKADTQVAEIARLVQASPWRYTDAENLIALGELSLDLGSDARQVQDSFFSRARRNNPVHRTPRLALGQLALEKRDYQLAAEIFREAIKTFEDDADFHHGLAAALMSSDAETATEELDAALKINPRHIPSLLLLVDRHIDAERYDEAQELLETVLEINEHQPEALAYQAVLAHLHNEPERERALLEKALSTWPGNPEVEHLAGRKLSRKYRFKEGAAYQRAALEKDPAYLPARKQLASDLLRLGRESEGWELVEKAFESDEYDVAMYNLITLREELERFTTLEDEWFIIRMDPHEAAVYGDRVRELLHDARKELCSRYGLELDGPVTVEIFPKADDFAVRTFEVPGVAGFLGVCFGRVITARSPALPGASPTNWESVLWHEFAHVVTLQLTNNRMPRWLSEGISVYEELQADPRWGQRMTPQYRQMILGGELTPVGELSSAFLSPKTPGHVQFAYYESSLVVEYIINEFGFESLLAILRDLGEGVFINDALERHTVPLEQLEPAFAAFARQRAETFAEGIDWSQPNLSDMLQDDNAGALLRDWADENPKNFPGQMVYADWLLRNEEWEQARTILERLVELYPKQTGGDSAWTKLAALYRRLGLTEEERELLVRYCDVNDADASARLRLIELSAARDEWSLVDRYAREVLAINPLTAQPHRSLALAGEQLDEPATAIRAWETVLQFQPADPADVHYRLASLHRDLDERDSARRHVLQALEVAPRYRDAHTLLLELVRTSR; from the coding sequence ATGCCGGGTACACGGCCGCAGAGTGCAGGACGGAACGCAAAACTCCGGATCGAGGTTCTGCTGGGTCTGGCGGTGGCCGTCCTCTGTGGGACGTCCGCCCGGGCTGCCGACCTCGATACCGCCCGCGAACTTGCTGCGGTGGGCGAATACGAGAAGTGTCTCGCGGAGACCTCGGCCGCAATCGAAGACGGTGTCTACGGCGAGTCGTGGCATCTGATCAAAGCCGAACAGCAGCTGATGCTCGGTCGCTACGACGACGCTGTCGAAACTCTCGAAGTGGCGCTGCAGCGATACTCCTGGAGTGTGCGGCTGCGATGGAAGCTGCGGCATGCGTACCGGTTCACAGGGGAGTCGGACAAGGCTGACACCCAGGTCGCCGAGATCGCCCGCCTCGTGCAGGCCTCCCCCTGGCGATACACCGACGCAGAGAACCTCATCGCGCTCGGCGAGCTGTCGCTCGACCTGGGATCGGATGCCCGGCAAGTGCAGGACTCGTTCTTCAGTCGGGCCCGCAGGAACAACCCGGTTCACCGCACACCCCGGCTGGCACTGGGGCAACTGGCGCTGGAGAAACGGGACTACCAGCTCGCCGCCGAGATCTTCCGCGAAGCCATCAAGACGTTTGAGGATGACGCCGACTTTCACCACGGTCTGGCCGCGGCCCTGATGTCCTCCGACGCAGAAACCGCGACCGAAGAGCTCGATGCGGCCCTGAAGATCAATCCCCGGCACATCCCGAGTCTGCTGCTGCTGGTCGATCGGCACATTGACGCCGAGCGCTACGACGAGGCCCAAGAGCTCCTCGAGACTGTGCTGGAGATCAACGAACACCAGCCGGAGGCTCTCGCATATCAGGCAGTCCTCGCTCATCTGCACAATGAACCGGAGCGGGAACGGGCGCTGCTCGAGAAGGCGTTGAGCACGTGGCCCGGGAATCCGGAAGTCGAACATCTCGCCGGCCGAAAGCTCTCCCGCAAATACCGCTTCAAGGAAGGTGCCGCTTACCAGCGTGCGGCCCTCGAGAAGGATCCCGCGTACCTCCCTGCCCGAAAGCAGCTGGCCAGCGATCTGCTGCGGCTGGGACGGGAATCGGAGGGCTGGGAACTGGTCGAGAAAGCCTTCGAGAGCGACGAATACGACGTCGCGATGTACAACCTCATCACCCTTCGCGAAGAACTCGAACGCTTCACGACGCTGGAGGACGAGTGGTTCATCATCCGGATGGATCCGCACGAAGCAGCAGTTTACGGCGATCGGGTTCGCGAACTCCTGCACGATGCGCGGAAGGAACTGTGCAGCAGGTACGGTCTGGAACTGGACGGCCCGGTCACGGTGGAAATCTTTCCGAAGGCGGATGATTTCGCCGTCCGGACGTTCGAAGTCCCCGGAGTCGCCGGTTTCCTGGGTGTCTGTTTCGGCCGCGTCATCACGGCTCGCAGTCCGGCCCTGCCGGGTGCGAGCCCGACGAACTGGGAGTCCGTCCTGTGGCACGAGTTTGCCCATGTGGTGACGCTGCAGCTGACGAACAACCGGATGCCGCGCTGGCTCAGCGAAGGGATTTCGGTTTACGAGGAACTGCAGGCGGATCCCCGCTGGGGACAGCGAATGACGCCTCAGTACCGTCAGATGATTCTTGGAGGCGAGCTGACTCCGGTCGGCGAATTGAGCAGCGCCTTCCTGTCGCCGAAGACGCCGGGCCACGTGCAGTTTGCCTACTACGAGTCGTCGCTGGTCGTCGAGTACATCATCAACGAGTTCGGTTTCGAGTCGCTGCTGGCGATTCTGCGGGATCTGGGGGAGGGGGTGTTCATCAACGACGCCCTCGAGCGGCACACGGTCCCTCTTGAGCAACTGGAGCCGGCCTTCGCGGCGTTCGCCCGACAGCGGGCCGAAACGTTCGCGGAAGGGATCGACTGGTCCCAGCCGAATCTCTCAGACATGCTGCAGGACGATAACGCGGGAGCCCTGCTGCGTGACTGGGCTGACGAGAACCCGAAGAACTTCCCCGGCCAGATGGTCTACGCCGACTGGCTGCTGCGGAACGAAGAATGGGAACAGGCCCGCACGATTCTCGAGCGGCTCGTCGAGCTGTACCCGAAGCAGACTGGTGGGGACAGCGCCTGGACGAAACTGGCTGCCCTGTACCGTCGCCTGGGGCTGACGGAGGAAGAACGGGAACTGCTCGTCCGCTACTGCGACGTCAACGACGCGGACGCTTCGGCCCGATTGCGACTGATCGAGTTGAGTGCCGCCCGGGACGAGTGGTCCCTGGTCGATCGCTACGCCCGGGAAGTCCTGGCGATCAATCCGCTCACAGCGCAGCCGCACCGGTCGCTGGCTTTGGCGGGGGAACAGCTGGACGAGCCGGCGACGGCGATTCGTGCGTGGGAGACGGTGTTGCAGTTCCAGCCGGCCGATCCGGCCGATGTCCACTACCGTCTGGCGTCACTGCATCGCGACCTGGATGAGCGGGACTCGGCCCGGCGACACGTGCTGCAGGCACTGGAGGTGGCGCCCCGCTACCGGGATGCTCACACGCTGCTGCTGGAACTGGTCCGTACGAGTCGCTGA
- a CDS encoding Gfo/Idh/MocA family protein, with amino-acid sequence MKVEDFLKHECNRRQFLENSARNAAGLAVGVAGLGNTASAAPSERVRVGVIGLGAQGRELAQKLTTLPDVDVAAVADPDTRQLGTVVDELSKEGRGQIRAERDFRRLLEDASLNAVVIATPDHWHAAMTVMACRAGKDVYVEAPLSLHLNESRRVAEVAAETGRVVQTGLQQRSGEHFRSAIELVQGGGIGRVRIAKAWVVHRRKPLLPTEESTPPRGVDYNLWLGPASARSFDSNHFHRNWMWYWDHGGGELGLWGVHLLDVARWGLGVDWPQQISATGGKLFFDDDRETPDTLNVQFDFADATIQWEHRSWSRRGIEGRSAAVAFYGDEGTLIVDRGGWKVYERRESLTANSSEQLGPHLRNFVDCVRTRRQPAANAETGGLSAGLCQLGNAAYRLGRPLAFDAETTSCGNDEPANALLTGEPRTPWRDVLA; translated from the coding sequence ATGAAGGTTGAGGACTTTCTGAAGCACGAATGCAACCGCCGCCAGTTCCTCGAGAACAGCGCCCGCAATGCAGCGGGTCTGGCTGTTGGCGTCGCCGGCCTGGGGAACACCGCTTCCGCTGCGCCCAGCGAGCGCGTACGGGTCGGCGTCATCGGTCTGGGAGCGCAGGGGCGCGAACTCGCCCAGAAGCTCACCACGCTTCCGGACGTCGATGTCGCGGCCGTCGCTGATCCGGATACCCGCCAGCTGGGAACGGTTGTCGACGAACTCTCGAAGGAAGGTCGCGGACAGATTCGTGCCGAGCGCGACTTTCGTCGGCTGCTCGAGGATGCCTCGCTCAATGCGGTCGTCATCGCCACGCCTGACCATTGGCACGCTGCGATGACCGTCATGGCCTGCCGGGCGGGCAAGGATGTGTACGTCGAAGCACCGCTGTCGCTGCATCTGAATGAGAGCCGGCGGGTCGCCGAGGTTGCCGCCGAAACCGGCCGCGTCGTCCAGACCGGCCTGCAACAGCGCAGTGGCGAGCACTTCCGCTCGGCCATCGAACTGGTCCAGGGAGGCGGGATCGGTCGCGTTCGCATCGCGAAGGCCTGGGTGGTCCATCGACGCAAACCACTGCTCCCCACTGAAGAATCCACTCCGCCGCGGGGTGTCGACTACAACCTCTGGCTGGGACCGGCGTCGGCTCGCAGCTTCGATTCCAATCATTTCCACCGGAACTGGATGTGGTACTGGGATCACGGCGGCGGCGAACTCGGCCTGTGGGGCGTGCATCTGCTCGACGTGGCCCGCTGGGGGCTTGGCGTCGACTGGCCGCAGCAGATCAGCGCCACCGGCGGAAAGCTGTTCTTCGACGACGATCGCGAAACGCCCGATACGCTCAACGTCCAGTTCGATTTCGCTGATGCGACGATTCAGTGGGAGCATCGTTCCTGGAGCCGTCGCGGCATCGAAGGCCGCTCCGCTGCGGTCGCCTTCTACGGCGACGAGGGGACGCTCATCGTCGACCGTGGTGGCTGGAAAGTGTACGAGCGGCGGGAAAGCCTGACCGCCAATTCGAGCGAACAGCTCGGCCCGCACCTGCGCAACTTCGTCGACTGCGTCCGCACGCGTCGCCAGCCGGCCGCCAATGCCGAAACCGGTGGTCTCTCTGCCGGCCTGTGCCAGTTGGGCAACGCCGCGTACCGTCTCGGTCGTCCTCTCGCGTTCGATGCCGAAACGACCTCGTGCGGGAACGATGAACCGGCGAACGCTCTACTGACTGGCGAGCCGCGCACTCCCTGGCGGGACGTTCTTGCCTGA
- a CDS encoding acyl-CoA thioesterase, producing the protein MAQFTTRRRVEFSETDMAGIVHFANFYRWMEEAEHDFFRSLGLSIMVRQPDGSYIGWPRVSATCNFQAPATYGDEIEVQLNVERIGVKSLTLLIAFFKDGQQIAHGRMKTACCLCHPDGRLESIEIGSPYRDLLTESTFLERR; encoded by the coding sequence ATGGCCCAGTTCACCACCCGCCGCCGTGTCGAGTTTTCCGAAACCGACATGGCGGGCATCGTCCACTTCGCGAACTTCTACCGGTGGATGGAAGAAGCCGAGCACGACTTCTTCCGTTCGCTGGGGCTGTCGATCATGGTGCGGCAGCCGGACGGGTCGTACATCGGGTGGCCACGAGTCTCGGCGACCTGCAACTTCCAGGCCCCGGCGACGTACGGAGACGAGATCGAAGTCCAGCTCAACGTCGAGCGGATCGGCGTGAAGTCGCTGACGTTGCTCATCGCCTTCTTCAAGGACGGACAGCAGATCGCTCACGGCCGCATGAAGACCGCCTGCTGTCTGTGCCATCCGGACGGACGCCTCGAGTCGATCGAGATCGGCTCCCCCTACCGGGACCTTCTGACCGAGTCGACCTTTCTCGAACGCCGCTAG
- a CDS encoding histidine phosphatase family protein → MSQTTVMYLVRHGATAHNEARPVVLQGSGVNGPLSENGRRQAQQVAECLSNQPLAAVYCSPMLRARQTAEAIALPHGHHVRTVERLHEVNVGSWEGNSWSRIVEEDPDYYRAFMDNPAETPYRDGESYRHVLQRVLPEFDRLLDEQAGRSFAVVAHNVVNRVYAAHLMGLELRLARELRQENCCVNVIRRKSDRTELVTLNAALHLLDS, encoded by the coding sequence ATGTCTCAGACCACGGTGATGTACCTCGTCCGACACGGGGCGACTGCGCACAACGAGGCACGTCCGGTTGTCCTGCAGGGAAGCGGCGTCAACGGACCGCTGAGCGAGAATGGTCGCCGTCAGGCACAGCAGGTCGCCGAGTGCCTGAGCAATCAGCCTTTGGCGGCGGTTTACTGCAGTCCGATGTTGCGGGCCCGGCAAACCGCCGAGGCGATCGCCCTTCCGCACGGCCACCACGTCCGGACCGTGGAGAGGTTGCACGAAGTCAACGTCGGGTCGTGGGAAGGGAACTCCTGGTCCCGGATCGTCGAGGAGGATCCCGACTACTACCGGGCCTTCATGGACAATCCGGCGGAGACTCCGTACCGGGACGGCGAATCGTACCGCCACGTGCTCCAGCGCGTGCTCCCCGAGTTCGACCGGCTTCTTGACGAGCAGGCCGGCCGATCCTTCGCGGTCGTCGCCCACAACGTCGTGAACCGCGTCTACGCCGCTCACCTGATGGGACTCGAACTGCGACTGGCGCGGGAACTGCGGCAGGAGAACTGCTGCGTCAACGTGATTCGTCGCAAGTCCGACCGGACCGAACTGGTCACGCTCAACGCGGCACTTCATCTGCTGGACAGCTGA
- a CDS encoding FmdB family zinc ribbon protein, which yields MPIKFRCPHCRQFLGISRNRAGALADCPTCGRTIRVPNLDGKVDPLPDPELDLEDQQLKNALAALAGIDDEDDAGAGRSSAGTASGIAAAPVARRQEPAAREVPVAATPEEVVPSIATKPPPAQRPPERAGERNVPESDALDRLAKLADESGVRERSREPEPKSVMRPGSGLLATGGIALFVLGLVVGRLTAPTATAVAVDEPAGNGAGANRANVEQPDPDVPPAAVERELALTGRVTYLTADGQTRPDEGARVLVLPEERSGSSRLPVVGFRVGAAEVDVRLARAALRELGGDFTVADSEGRYEIRLPDAGNYDVLMISRYQPRDADLPLTDSVEQLLPVWFDRPSQLIGQVQYRLSSLLYRGEVPATRDHTFERL from the coding sequence ATGCCGATCAAGTTTCGTTGTCCACATTGCCGGCAGTTCCTGGGAATCTCGCGGAATCGTGCCGGAGCGCTCGCGGACTGCCCCACGTGCGGACGCACAATTCGCGTCCCCAATCTGGACGGGAAAGTGGACCCGCTTCCGGATCCCGAGCTCGATCTCGAGGATCAGCAACTGAAGAACGCGCTGGCGGCCCTGGCGGGTATCGATGACGAAGATGATGCCGGGGCGGGTCGTTCCTCGGCAGGTACGGCGTCGGGGATCGCTGCTGCTCCGGTCGCTCGACGTCAGGAACCGGCCGCTCGCGAAGTCCCGGTCGCAGCAACGCCCGAGGAAGTTGTGCCGTCGATCGCGACGAAGCCACCGCCGGCCCAGCGCCCGCCAGAACGTGCGGGCGAGCGGAACGTGCCCGAAAGCGACGCGCTGGATCGTCTGGCGAAGCTCGCCGACGAGTCTGGTGTTCGGGAACGGTCGCGTGAACCCGAGCCGAAATCGGTCATGCGACCTGGGTCAGGACTGCTGGCGACCGGGGGGATCGCCCTGTTTGTGCTCGGTCTGGTTGTGGGACGCCTGACGGCACCGACCGCCACCGCTGTTGCTGTCGACGAACCGGCAGGCAACGGTGCCGGGGCGAACCGCGCGAATGTCGAGCAACCCGACCCGGACGTACCGCCGGCGGCCGTCGAACGGGAGCTGGCTCTGACCGGCCGGGTCACGTATCTGACGGCAGATGGTCAGACACGGCCCGACGAGGGAGCCCGCGTGCTGGTGCTGCCCGAGGAACGATCGGGATCTTCCCGACTGCCGGTGGTCGGATTTCGAGTCGGTGCCGCCGAGGTTGATGTGCGGCTGGCGCGAGCCGCGTTGCGTGAGCTGGGGGGCGACTTCACGGTTGCTGATTCCGAGGGTCGGTACGAAATTCGTCTGCCGGACGCGGGCAACTACGACGTGTTGATGATTTCGCGGTACCAGCCGCGGGACGCCGATCTCCCGCTGACGGATTCGGTCGAGCAACTGCTGCCGGTCTGGTTCGATCGACCGTCGCAACTGATCGGGCAGGTGCAGTACCGCCTGAGCTCACTGCTGTACCGGGGAGAAGTGCCGGCCACCCGCGACCACACATTCGAGCGGCTGTGA
- the ftsY gene encoding signal recognition particle-docking protein FtsY, with product MGMFDKLKSALTKTKDVLRTDVRDLFKAGVILDDAKLEEFFRGLVTTDMGVVAAQSIVDELKAKFGGRTVEPDDVWGVVKGKLKEILRGEGDCNWDVTDPLSPLNLAEEGPTVILVCGVNGVGKTTSIAKLANYLQKAGKKVVLAAGDTFRAAAVAQLTMWSERLGCEIVTKPAGTDPAAVAFEGCDRGVESGADVIIIDTAGRLQTHQNLMQELGKIHRVIGKRIPGAPHESLLVLDATTGQNGLSQATKFSEAANCTGIVLAKLDGTAKGGVVVAIREKMGIPVKYVGVGEQIDDMELFSPDDFVDALFSDV from the coding sequence ATGGGAATGTTCGACAAGCTCAAGTCCGCCCTGACCAAGACCAAGGACGTGTTGCGGACGGATGTGCGCGACCTGTTCAAGGCGGGCGTCATTCTCGACGACGCGAAGCTCGAAGAGTTCTTCCGCGGGCTGGTAACGACCGATATGGGCGTGGTGGCGGCTCAGTCGATCGTCGACGAACTCAAGGCGAAGTTCGGCGGTCGAACGGTCGAGCCGGACGACGTCTGGGGCGTCGTGAAGGGCAAGCTCAAGGAGATCCTCCGCGGCGAGGGAGACTGCAACTGGGACGTCACCGATCCGCTCTCGCCCCTCAACCTGGCCGAAGAGGGTCCGACCGTGATTCTGGTGTGCGGCGTGAATGGGGTCGGCAAGACGACCTCGATCGCCAAGCTCGCCAATTACCTGCAGAAAGCCGGCAAGAAAGTCGTGCTTGCGGCGGGTGATACCTTCCGTGCTGCCGCCGTCGCGCAGCTGACCATGTGGTCGGAGCGGCTCGGCTGCGAAATCGTCACCAAACCGGCGGGAACCGATCCGGCGGCCGTCGCCTTCGAAGGGTGCGATCGGGGCGTCGAGTCGGGGGCGGACGTGATTATCATCGACACTGCCGGCCGGCTCCAGACGCATCAGAACCTGATGCAGGAACTGGGCAAGATTCACCGGGTCATCGGCAAGCGGATCCCGGGTGCTCCGCACGAGAGCCTGCTCGTCCTGGACGCCACGACCGGCCAGAACGGACTGAGTCAGGCGACAAAGTTCAGCGAAGCGGCGAACTGCACGGGGATTGTCCTGGCGAAGCTGGACGGAACCGCCAAGGGGGGCGTCGTCGTCGCCATCCGGGAGAAGATGGGGATCCCGGTAAAGTACGTCGGTGTCGGCGAGCAGATCGACGACATGGAACTGTTCTCGCCGGACGACTTCGTCGACGCCCTGTTCTCGGACGTGTGA